TCTCCCAGTGTGAAGTGAACGACCTGACGCAGTGCGCGTCGATAGGAATTCGCGTCATTTCTGCTAAAATATGAGCTGCTTTTGCACATCTAGCAAGTTGAGGAGCAATTCAACAAAAAAGACTGCTATCATAAGCCTTAATGTACACGAGATTGATCGAGAGAATCCAGCACACTTGTTCTTCAGAGAGCTACCAACAAGTAGCAGGTTCAGTATCATTCCATTGCGGTTTCGATCATTTCATAAGTGTCTCTCAAAAACCTAGCAGGTTCAGTATCATCATTCCATTGCAGGTGGATGCCGCCGAGAAGGGGCATCCAAGAACTGATCTCTCAACTTAAAATGGGATAGTGAACCCCTTTCCCACTGTTGTATCTGAACAGAATGAAACAAACAATTAATCCTAGCTACAGTGCTAAAAGAGTGATAGGTTACATAGATACATCACATGCTGATCAGCAAAGCAATACAAACAATATAGCACCTCAAAACTACCTACTTGAGGGGGAAATAAAACAATTCTTGTAAATACATATCTGTCACAACACATGGCATGGATTTCATCCCTAAAGATATCTACATGTACATACAGTTgcggaagaaaaaaaatgaaaagccACCAAATACAAGTACCAcatccgatccaaattaattgacgctgACTTGgtataactttagtacaaagttgtactaacttAGCGTCAATAATTAATTCGGACTGGAGGGAGTATGACAAGTCACCAATAAGCCTCGGCAAGAACACTTGGTACAAGCTAAATCACGATATTCGAATTTTACTAGTCAAGCACTCGGTACAAGCTAAATCATGATATTAGTTGGGCATATGCAGCAGGAACAACCAAACCTGAAGAAACTCATGCTAAAGAATTTTAAAACTTCTGCAATACAAAGATGACAATTCACAATTCTTGCTAGTAAATGGTATATTTAGAATTCTTGTTAGAAGCACGGATACATGTTTAGAATTCCATTTTACTCAATTTTTGCTATAACTTTCAAGATACCTTGATATTTATTCCACCAATGCATCAATCAACTGCTGAAATGAAAATTATAACTAGTCACAACTAAAGCCACCAGAAGCAGATCTTGCTAGTAAAACAATAATATGTATGAAGGGATTCTTGTTAAAAGCACACATGCATGTTCAAAGATTCTTGTTAAAAGCACACATGCATATTCAAAGATTCAATGAGCCATAGCAGTGTTCCACACAAAGTATGCAGCAGATGGAAAAAAAAATACAAACTTCCATAAAACTCATTAAACTCCAGCATCACGCCAATAATTTCAACGTATCTGAATATCACAGATTCATAGGTGAGAATTCCCTCAAATTCACATCTCTGCGTGTGAAATCACTATTCCCCTGAACACGTCTGTGTACCCATTCTGAAATCTTTGCCAAAAAGTGTTGTATTTGAAAACAACATACTGAAGCTTGAACTCACTTTATAACTGAATGTTCTGAAACGACAGTAGATTACACGATTCATGATATTTGGCAAAGCAGCAGGCTCACTATATCACTCTAAGCATTGACCACTCACTACCCGAGACAATCTGGCAATACATTCTTTCTACAAACCAATCAAATCAAATGCATTATTTGATTTCCAACTTCCATGATCAGTCAACATAAATGCGTTCGACACCGAGCATGACAACCTTGCAGTTTACACGCAAATCTCCCCTGCTGCTGTTCTTGCTGTCACAAAAGCAGTGTGTTAGTCTCCATCAAAGCGGCATATTAATCTTGTGCAAATTCTACCCATTGGTGCAATGCTTTAGGATGCAACTTGTGCGATTCTACTCTTCTAAAAAAACAATTGAAAAACGCAACAACTTTCTTGCAATAAGGTGATCTTATACTCCGAAGAAACTGGAACATAGTTGACACTTGAAGTAGTTCCGCCGAGCTACACCAGATGCAGAAAGAATGCAAATAACCGTTTTTTAAACTCGCGTCCAATCAAGCAAGGGACCAACTGCCTAACATTGTGAACTGAAATACAAGTATAACAAGTAGCAAGTAAGTACATCACCATTAAAGTTAGGTCGGAAACATACTAACAAATAATTAAGCACTTAAAAGCTGATTTATATTATTAGCTGTGGCCTGTGGACGCAGCAAAGAACAACAAAGGTTGAAAGAAAAGAAATTTTGCACCCTAAAAGATGAAGAGATTGTGTGgtaaaaagaacaagtgtatgaaGGGATTCTCGTTAGAATCACAGATGCATGTCCGAAAATTCATTTCATTGAGAGTTTATTATGATTACTTCCCAGAACTAGCAGTCCTGTGCTTTTCTCTCTGTAAATGACAAACACAAACACAAACTATAGACACAAATTAAGCAATGGGACTTTTGCACCAAAGTTACCATAACAGCATTCCATAGAAAGTTGCAACAGATGAAAATCCAATCTGCCATAAGATTCATTAGCTCCAGATTTGTAGCAATAGTTTTAAATCATCTAAAAGTTTCTATGAGCATAACCATCACTTCAGATACAGAGGCACTATCTTCCAGATTCCAATGCCAACTATAGATATTTCTTTGAGACCAACAAAGTAATTAATAATTGTAAACTCATACCCACAACTGCAGATTTCAGTGAGAACCTTCAACTTCATGCGCAGTGCCCTCATCATCACAAATCAAACACGGAGGCCAGGCCATAATATACGGATAGGCACAGTAATCAAATGTCCCATTGATCATTAACTCAATCTCCTTGGTACCCAATGAATGGTAGAATAACCAGCTGTGTTGTGTGTCAGCAGGGGTTATGCATATCATGCACAGGTACACGCATCCAGACCTAGCTTGCACAACTCTGAGTTTGCCCTCCGATTCCCCGGTCGTCCGCTCAATCTGTGCGCTCAAAGAGGGTATGAGCAGCGGCACCGAAACCCCAATTCCATCACCGTCCACACCACGGATCCAAACATGGAGGTGAAAATCATCAGATGCATATAGCATGCAGAGCTCTCCATCCTTAGTGTCCCCAACGATGAAATCGACCTGCCCGTAATCAATTATCCATGAGGGTAATGAGGGCAGGTCCAGAGAGGAGACATCCATGGTGGCTGTGTTTATCCTAATCACACGGCTGTCCTCATAGAAAGGGCAGTAAACAGAGCCATTCACCAGCGCCCCAGCACCGTAATTTAGGCCGTACTCACCGCCGATTTCCACCCACGGGTGGACGACCCAATCCCTCGTCGCCGACGAGAAGACGGCGGCGCGAACCCTAGACACGTCGGCGCCGACGCAGACCACGCCGAACGACCTGGAGCTCTCCTCGGGACACAGCAGATGGAAGCCAAGGAAGAGGAAACCGGTGAGGCTCCCGACCGCGACATCGTCGGGCAGCGAGATGATGTCCGCAGCCCAGGTCATGGGATTCACCGCGGCCACGGCCCAGAGCGAGTTCCACGTGAGGATGTAGCCGTCGCGGCAGTCCGTGACGGTCCAGCACGTGCGCGCGCCGTCGTCCGGCGggagggaggtgaggaagaagtcgccgcggcggagggcggcggagaCGTCCGGATCTGAGCGGCGCAGAGGGGCGAAGGAGGGGGCGGTGGTGTTGTCGACCTCGAGGAAGATCCCGAGGAGGGGCGCCGGGTGGAGGGCGCGGAGGAGCGGACGGCGCCGAGCCACGAGCGGCAGGTGAGCGCGGCGCGGACGAGGGCCGGCAGGTTGGGCAGCCGGAGGAAGATCTCGAGGAGCTGGTCTTGGCCGAGCGAGGATATGGTTGTGGttccgtcggcggcggtggcgagggtggtggtggtggtggcggcggaggggatcGATGGAGGTTTCGCTGGCGCAGTCGCCGCCGGCGGCGGCAGTTCGCTGCTCATTGCTCGACAGTGGAAGTCAGCGGAGAGTCTGGGTCCGTAGTTGTTGTTCATAGTACGAATGCACCAAGCCCATTATAGACTTCATGCTTTCAGCCCATGTACGCAATGGTCCAAGTAGTCCATGTAAATTTATTTCAGGAGCCCTATCCTAAAACCGGTAGTCCAAGTAGTCCATGTAAACTGGTTGACGGTAAAACTATGTGGCATATTTCACCATCTACGGAGGGGAAAACATATAATAATCTGTAATAAAGTTAATCTATATTTTTATTTCCAATATTCCAAACTACCCTAGTATAAAATTCTTATATGAACCCGACGTGTTATTCAAACTCCATTTACAATGTCAACTGATTTGGGTACACAATCACAAATCATGGTTTCCGGCCACCCTTTGTTAGCACGTTTTAAATGTCGACCTTAGCAACCTCTGTGTACTAAAAATATTTCTGCATTCCAAATTTTGGGTTACTATAAATACATCCTTAATACTACTAGTATATGTAAATATTTGACATACAATTAACACATGTAAAAAAATGTTCACTACATCTTGAAGAAGGAAATAAAACGCATCCTCATCCATTTGCATTGATAGGATTTGATAATCTACAAATTAATGTTGCACTTCGGATTCGTCTCATTTAAAGGAAGATTATCATCACTATTTATTTAAGAACATTAAGAATTACCTTATTAGGAACAATACTCATAAAATACTACTAGCCGACGAGGCCTGTATATATGATAGGGAGACGTCCTTCACCGAATGCAAGTAATCAATTGAGGAATCGACTACTGTTTCACTTTGTTGTTCTTGTGATCTGCGGTAACGAGAACAAGTCGAGGGAAACACCATTGATGGCACGAGGAACCATGGTACCCACCCTTTTGGTGCTGCTTCTGGCTATTTTCTGCGCGACCACCGTCGTTCAGAGCAAGGAATGGAATGTCGGTCGCCAGGACGGATGGTTCTTCAGCATCTCCGATTGGGGGGACGACAAGCCAATCAAGGTCGGCGATGTGCTTGGTGAGAACTCTAAATCAAGTGATCGGGTATTTTTTTTAATTCTGATATGTATTCATGTGTTTAACTAATGCATGCAGTGTTCAAGTACAAGGCAATTGCGCACAACGTGGTGCAGGTCTCAGAAGAAGACTACAACGCATGCACGGTCTCTCGCCCATCGCCGACCTACCGCTCCGGCAATGACCACATTAAGGTCACCAGCAGTGGCAGATTCTTCTTCATATGTTATGTGAAAACTCCTTTACACTGTGAGAATGGCATGAAGATAGCCATCACTGTCCAATAGATAGGCATAATCCCTCTTATGATACGTACATATGCGTGTCTTTGTACCAAGTCTTTAAGGTGCGATCTCATGACAGAATGATGCAGAAGAAATAAATTGATGCTTGGCTCAAGTCAATTTCAAAATTTAAGTACACAGGAATTCAGATGTTCTTAAAGTTTTTTTCAAAGTTTTTAAATATTACATCGAATTTTAGGTGAATGTTTCGGCCCTCTGGGCAAAATGCAAACTAAAAACACTAAAACTAACTGTATTTCCGTGATTTCGGTTGTGGAGTAATATTTCCAATACTGAAATAAATAAAAACACTAGATACAAGTTTCTTTCATTCTACTTATCATACCTTGTGTTAGAATAATTTGAGGCTACCGTCGATGCGTCGAGCACAAGAAATCACACAAGCACAAGTAATTATACCGAgctttgttaacgaggttcactaaCATAGCTACATTCCCGGGACATGACTACGGACACACCTTCCCATGTACCAAATCACATGATACAATCTGCGATAAGCCTCCAAGGCCACAAGACAGCGCTCCGACCACCGCGCCACGGCCGGTCCGGTCACCCCTGCCACGGACGCCCGGACTGTCCCTCTCGTGATCTCTGTCTTAGCTAGCCTATAACTTATGTCTAGTCTATTTGGCTACCCACGAAGACAATATATAATAGTCCCAGGTTACACATGTCCGACTCAAACACCTAACGAAGCGCGAATTACAAATCCAACTATAACACAATCTATACACCGAATACTTGACACATTATTTTAACGCCTTGAACATTAAGGAACATGCGAACTAGCTCCTTTATGGTGGTGTCTATTCGAATTGAGCTCGGTCAACCAAACGAAGAGAAAGAGCTCCCACGTACTCTATcctgaattacttgtcgtagaaatggatgtatctatacatgtcgcggaaatggatgtatctagaactaaaaatacGTTTAGATGCCCTGACCATAGGGGACACCAAACACAATTATGAAACTTGGTCATGTCTTCCTAGCACCAACTAGTATACAAAGAAAAGATCCCCTTCGAGTGTGTTAACGATTTCACTCTAACAACCAATCCCTTTTTGGACGGGAGTCTGACAACCAATTCTAATTAGGTGCGGAGGGAGAGGAAGTCTGAGTACTGTCGCCGACCACCACAAGGACAATGTTGGTGGCATTCTGCAGCGCTACGCACCCTACTGCTACCCCTTCCCCTGACAAACACCACAATGTCAGAGGTTCACGAGTACCGTTATTGGCTCACCGCGCGTGCATCGATCAGGCGACTGTGCCTTCCAACAGTAATAAGGACAAAATGATTTCCTCAAGTTTTCATATGGTTATTCTTGCTCAAGATAGGTATTGATGTTAAAGACCTAGAGCATGATTGATTTTACTTGGCCACCAAAAATTGGCAAGTCTTGGAGTTTCCAATGTTTGGCATGCCAATATGTTGTCTACCAGTATCCAAGGGGAACtagcagtggcggagctatgtGTATGGCTGGGGGGCTGTGGCCCCCCCAAGCCTGGTACTTTTTGTGAAAAATTTTTTTTTGGGATGACATAAATTGAGAAAAATAGGGACTTTTACCCCTTCATAGAGCCAAATTTTGCCATTGGCCCCCCAGTGATCTtgtgctagctccgccactgggaACTAGCAAGAGTATTGCAATGGACACGATTGAGGAGGACGAACCCCCCTCCATATACACGTCTCTTGGCGCAAGGGAAATTGTTCCTATGCCGCAAGGCTGCTCCTCCACCTCTAGTTCTCCAGCATAGCTTAGTTTTGGACAGCGAAGCTCCGCCCGATCGGTGGTTCCATATGCATGAATACCTATAGATGCACCGCATATTCGGTGCTCGATATACCTCCACAGTAGTAACGGTCGATGCATCCCgaaagtcgtggctggagtgaaaaccgacgaggttgctcaagcaaggcgataACTCTTTGTGCCAATgttgaggtagccgagagcgtaagGTGGCGTAGCTGTGCGAAtaacgccgtggtcgatgtcgaggtagtCGCCATTTAGTCAAAATCGGTGctcagttttttttttaaaaaaatccccAAATCCTAGAAGAGAAGCGAACTCACGTACGGGCACGAATCCATGCCGAAACACTCGTCGCTCATCTCTCCATCGTTTCAAGGTCATGTACTGAACAATCTTTGATT
The window above is part of the Triticum aestivum cultivar Chinese Spring chromosome 2A, IWGSC CS RefSeq v2.1, whole genome shotgun sequence genome. Proteins encoded here:
- the LOC123187082 gene encoding uncharacterized protein, giving the protein MTWAADIISLPDDVAVGSLTGFLFLGFHLLCPEESSRSFGVVCVGADVSRVRAAVFSSATRDWVVHPWVEIGGEYGLNYGAGALVNGSVYCPFYEDSRVIRINTATMDVSSLDLPSLPSWIIDYGQVDFIVGDTKDGELCMLYASDDFHLHVWIRGVDGDGIGVSVPLLIPSLSAQIERTTGESEGKLRVVQARSGCVYLCMICITPADTQHSWLFYHSLGTKEIELMINGTFDYCAYPYIMAWPPCLICDDEGTAHEVEGSH
- the LOC123184350 gene encoding basic blue protein, which encodes MARGTMVPTLLVLLLAIFCATTVVQSKEWNVGRQDGWFFSISDWGDDKPIKVGDVLVFKYKAIAHNVVQVSEEDYNACTVSRPSPTYRSGNDHIKVTSSGRFFFICYVKTPLHCENGMKIAITVQ